The Leucobacter rhizosphaerae genome includes a region encoding these proteins:
- a CDS encoding M24 family metallopeptidase yields MSAPDARPGHRRSELSPEYDWSRPIPAPGHAGVDYESRVDFDRLRRYRLGRAQEALAASGCGAFLLFDFYNIRYTTQTWIGGALGDKMIRYALLLPGRDPILWDFGSAVKHHQLYSQWASEEDYRAGFLGFRGAVAPRAGLMRTAIAEIRSILASEGLADAPIGVDIIEPPFLFEMERQGLRIADAQQPMLDARVIKSIDEITLLNQAAAMVDGVYQDIVDVLKPGIRENEIVALANERLYAMGSEQVEAVNAISGERCNPHPHNFTDRVIRPGDQAFFDIIHSFNGYRTCYYRTFGVGSATQIQKDAYARAREWMDAAIDAVRPGVGSDDVAKVLPKAQDFGFDNELAAFGLQFAHGLGLGLHERPIISRLNSFEDPVEIRPGMVFAMETYFPASDGVSAARIEEELVVTDTGTTVLTKFPAQELFIANEY; encoded by the coding sequence ATGTCCGCACCCGATGCTCGGCCGGGACACCGGCGTTCCGAGCTGTCACCCGAGTACGACTGGAGCCGGCCGATTCCGGCTCCCGGCCACGCCGGGGTCGACTACGAATCGCGGGTCGATTTCGACCGCCTCCGGCGATACCGCCTGGGACGTGCGCAGGAGGCGCTCGCGGCCTCGGGGTGCGGCGCCTTCCTGCTCTTCGATTTCTACAACATTCGGTACACCACGCAGACCTGGATCGGCGGGGCGCTCGGCGACAAGATGATCCGATACGCGCTGCTGCTGCCGGGCCGGGATCCGATCCTCTGGGACTTCGGGTCCGCGGTGAAGCACCATCAGCTGTACTCGCAGTGGGCCTCGGAGGAGGATTACCGTGCCGGGTTCCTGGGGTTCCGGGGAGCGGTCGCGCCCCGGGCCGGGCTGATGCGGACCGCCATCGCCGAGATCAGGTCGATCCTCGCCTCCGAGGGCCTCGCCGACGCCCCGATCGGCGTCGACATCATCGAACCGCCCTTCCTGTTCGAGATGGAGCGGCAGGGGCTGCGCATCGCCGACGCCCAGCAGCCGATGCTGGACGCCCGCGTCATCAAGTCCATCGACGAGATCACCCTGCTCAACCAGGCCGCGGCGATGGTCGACGGGGTGTACCAGGACATCGTCGACGTGCTCAAGCCCGGAATCCGAGAGAACGAGATCGTCGCGCTGGCGAATGAGCGACTGTACGCCATGGGTTCCGAGCAGGTCGAGGCGGTGAACGCGATCTCGGGCGAACGGTGCAACCCGCACCCGCACAACTTCACCGACCGGGTCATCCGGCCCGGGGACCAGGCCTTCTTCGACATCATCCACTCGTTCAACGGCTACCGGACGTGCTACTACCGGACCTTCGGCGTCGGCTCTGCCACGCAGATCCAGAAGGACGCCTACGCGCGGGCGCGGGAGTGGATGGACGCGGCCATCGATGCGGTCCGCCCGGGGGTCGGCAGCGACGACGTCGCGAAGGTGCTGCCGAAGGCGCAGGACTTCGGGTTCGACAATGAGCTCGCGGCGTTCGGACTGCAGTTCGCGCACGGCCTGGGGCTCGGGCTGCATGAACGCCCCATCATCTCCCGGCTGAACTCCTTCGAGGATCCGGTGGAGATCCGGCCGGGCATGGTGTTCGCGATGGAGACCTACTTCCCTGCCTCCGACGGGGTCTCGGCGGCTCGCATCGAGGAGGAGCTGGTCGTCACGGACACCGGGACGACGGTACTGACGAAGTTCCCGGCCCAGGAGCTCTTCATCGCCAACGAGTACTAG
- a CDS encoding zinc-dependent alcohol dehydrogenase, producing MKALQFLDENTPEVSELPVPEIGADEVLVAARSVGICHSDIELLEGRYIIPFSYPIIPGHEWAGEIVAVGERVTDFSVGDRVVGECVIGEDHFGFSISGAIADFFVARPEWLHRIPASIDYSSAALIETFTVAYHALMSVGNINASDTVAVLGAGPVGLMTTAAAHALGAVVVTVEPSAARRDAALQLGADHAVDPAEAEALLASLTDERGPSVVMEASGNPNVMANAIRIAAHGARLGFIGINVGSEASAPLGLIQSKGLSIVGTIGSPGVWPEAIRFLERTGIDLSPLVTERFPIDGAIDAIAASRDASRNLKVHVELTAAL from the coding sequence ATGAAAGCGCTGCAGTTCCTCGACGAGAACACCCCGGAGGTCTCCGAGCTCCCGGTTCCGGAGATCGGAGCCGACGAGGTGCTCGTCGCGGCTCGCTCTGTCGGGATCTGCCACTCGGACATCGAGCTCCTCGAGGGGCGCTACATCATCCCGTTCAGCTACCCGATCATCCCGGGGCACGAGTGGGCGGGCGAAATCGTCGCCGTGGGGGAGCGGGTCACCGACTTCTCGGTGGGAGACCGGGTCGTCGGCGAGTGCGTGATCGGGGAGGATCACTTCGGATTCTCGATCAGCGGCGCGATCGCCGACTTCTTCGTGGCGCGGCCCGAGTGGCTGCACCGCATCCCGGCGAGCATCGACTACTCGAGCGCGGCGCTCATCGAGACCTTCACGGTCGCGTACCACGCGCTCATGTCCGTGGGGAACATCAACGCGAGTGACACGGTCGCGGTCCTCGGCGCCGGCCCTGTCGGCCTGATGACCACGGCTGCGGCGCACGCGCTCGGCGCCGTGGTCGTGACCGTCGAGCCATCGGCCGCGCGTCGCGACGCCGCGCTGCAGCTCGGTGCCGATCACGCGGTCGATCCGGCAGAGGCGGAGGCGCTGCTCGCGTCGCTCACCGACGAGCGGGGTCCGAGTGTGGTCATGGAGGCGAGCGGCAATCCGAACGTGATGGCCAACGCGATCCGCATCGCCGCGCACGGCGCCAGGCTCGGCTTCATCGGCATCAACGTGGGCAGTGAGGCGTCAGCCCCGCTCGGGTTGATCCAGTCGAAGGGGCTCAGCATCGTCGGCACCATCGGCTCGCCCGGGGTATGGCCGGAGGCGATCCGCTTCCTGGAGCGCACCGGCATCGACCTCTCGCCGCTCGTCACGGAGCGATTCCCCATCGATGGCGCGATCGACGCGATCGCCGCGTCGCGGGACGCGTCGCGCAACCTGAAGGTGCACGTCGAACTGACCGCGGCGCTCTAG
- a CDS encoding SDR family NAD(P)-dependent oxidoreductase, whose translation MRLNDKIALVTGAAGGIGRATAERFAEEGAIVIAADLRPGSAYESDRITAVELDVTSEEAWGRVVDAIIAEHGRIDVLFNNAGIVQSYEPVATIALDDWRSVIDVNLNGVFYGCRAVIPHMQAAGGGSIINTSSIWGIAGAAGVAAYTASKGAVRLLSKNVALSYIGDGIRCNSLHPGLIDTPLIEAQDAEITAGVLAQTPLGRLGTSREIANGALFLASDESSYMTAAELVLDGGYTAQ comes from the coding sequence ATGAGGCTGAACGACAAGATCGCACTGGTCACGGGGGCGGCAGGCGGCATCGGGCGCGCCACCGCCGAGCGGTTCGCGGAGGAGGGCGCGATCGTGATCGCCGCGGATCTCCGCCCCGGCAGCGCCTACGAGTCCGATCGGATCACCGCCGTGGAGCTCGACGTCACCTCCGAGGAGGCCTGGGGTCGGGTCGTTGACGCGATCATCGCGGAGCACGGGCGCATCGACGTGCTCTTCAACAACGCCGGGATCGTGCAGTCGTACGAGCCGGTGGCGACCATCGCGCTCGACGACTGGCGGAGTGTGATCGACGTGAATCTCAATGGTGTCTTCTACGGGTGCCGGGCGGTGATTCCGCACATGCAGGCTGCCGGTGGCGGCTCGATCATCAACACCTCGTCGATCTGGGGGATCGCCGGCGCCGCCGGTGTCGCCGCGTACACCGCGTCCAAGGGGGCGGTCCGACTGCTCAGCAAGAACGTCGCACTGTCGTACATCGGCGACGGGATCCGGTGCAACTCCCTGCATCCGGGCCTGATCGACACCCCGCTCATCGAGGCGCAGGACGCGGAGATCACCGCAGGGGTGCTCGCGCAGACCCCGCTCGGGCGTCTCGGCACCTCCCGCGAGATCGCGAACGGCGCGCTGTTCCTCGCGAGTGACGAATCCAGCTACATGACCGCCGCGGAGCTCGTGCTCGACGGCGGCTACACCGCGCAGTAG
- a CDS encoding 2-oxo acid dehydrogenase subunit E2, giving the protein MAIIVRMPEIATGTAEAAIAGWMVAVGDEITSGQPIVEIETEKATVEYEAEDAGVLAGLLLDAGVAAAVGTPIAVLATGGQSADEALAEAGVDGDPAVVPEAGAAEPEAEGSVAAQDADLAPEEAPALEEAPVVAQTADPEPERSAAAPEADAGDRQFASPLVRKLVRERGLDLQGVTGSGPNGRIVRRDVEALQPAADRATAAPTEAPATPAAATPAPAATPQALPGAGYVDTPHTGMRRAIARRLTESKSTVPHFYLVAHCRMDALLGLRSQINAIDGVKVSVNDLVVKAVAGALTDVPAANAIWTDEATRTFDGVDIAIAVSVPAGLLTPVVRGVEKLSLGQLGAQIRDLAGRARDGKLKQHELEGGSFSVSNLGMYGTSEFSAILNPPQSGILAVGAAEQRPVVQADGSLGVATVMTVTLSADHRVLDGALAAEWLAAFQQRIEHPMSILI; this is encoded by the coding sequence ATGGCCATCATCGTGCGGATGCCGGAGATCGCGACCGGCACGGCTGAGGCGGCGATCGCTGGCTGGATGGTCGCGGTCGGCGACGAGATCACCTCGGGCCAGCCGATCGTCGAGATCGAGACCGAGAAGGCCACGGTCGAGTACGAAGCGGAGGACGCGGGAGTGCTCGCGGGCCTCCTCCTGGATGCCGGGGTCGCGGCCGCCGTCGGCACGCCCATCGCCGTGCTCGCGACCGGCGGGCAGTCGGCGGACGAGGCGCTCGCCGAGGCGGGCGTCGACGGCGACCCGGCCGTCGTCCCGGAAGCCGGAGCAGCGGAGCCCGAGGCCGAGGGTTCGGTTGCGGCGCAGGACGCGGACCTCGCACCCGAGGAGGCGCCCGCGCTCGAGGAGGCGCCCGTGGTGGCGCAGACGGCCGATCCCGAACCCGAGCGATCCGCGGCGGCGCCCGAAGCCGACGCCGGCGACCGGCAGTTCGCGAGCCCGCTCGTGCGGAAGCTCGTGCGCGAGCGCGGGCTCGACCTGCAGGGCGTAACCGGGAGCGGCCCGAACGGTCGGATCGTGCGGCGCGATGTCGAGGCGCTCCAGCCCGCGGCGGATCGCGCGACCGCAGCTCCGACAGAGGCGCCCGCGACACCGGCCGCCGCGACGCCCGCACCCGCAGCGACCCCTCAGGCGCTGCCCGGGGCCGGGTACGTCGACACCCCGCACACCGGCATGCGGCGCGCGATCGCGCGGCGACTCACCGAGAGCAAGTCGACCGTGCCGCACTTCTACCTCGTCGCGCACTGCCGCATGGACGCCCTGCTCGGGCTCCGATCGCAGATCAATGCGATCGACGGGGTGAAGGTGTCGGTGAACGACCTGGTCGTGAAGGCCGTTGCCGGAGCGCTCACCGATGTGCCCGCGGCGAACGCGATCTGGACGGACGAAGCCACGCGCACGTTCGACGGCGTGGACATCGCGATCGCGGTCTCGGTGCCCGCCGGGCTGCTGACGCCGGTCGTGCGCGGGGTGGAGAAGCTCTCGCTGGGGCAGCTGGGGGCGCAGATCCGGGATCTCGCCGGCCGCGCCCGCGACGGCAAGCTCAAGCAGCACGAGCTCGAGGGCGGCTCGTTCTCGGTCTCGAACCTCGGGATGTACGGGACGAGCGAGTTCTCGGCGATCCTCAACCCACCGCAGTCCGGGATCCTGGCGGTCGGTGCGGCCGAGCAGCGTCCCGTGGTGCAGGCGGACGGATCGCTCGGCGTCGCCACGGTCATGACGGTGACGCTGTCGGCCGACCACCGTGTGCTCGACGGTGCGCTCGCCGCGGAGTGGCTCGCCGCCTTCCAGCAGCGCATCGAGCACCCGATGAGTATTCTGATCTGA
- a CDS encoding VOC family protein, translating to MAIPGIRGTDHIGFTVPDLDEAHRFLVDILGCEPIYTLGAKRSDDDWMQTHIGVHPRTVISEIRFYRLGHGTNFEVFLYEPADGQLPEPRNSDIGGHHLAFYVDDLDVAVAYLREQGVEVMGEPTASAQSAKGQRWIYFRSPWGMQFELVSFPDGKAYESGAERVLWHPAHPQN from the coding sequence ATGGCAATACCCGGCATTCGCGGCACCGATCACATCGGATTCACGGTCCCCGACCTCGACGAGGCGCACCGGTTCCTCGTCGACATCCTGGGCTGCGAGCCGATCTATACGCTCGGCGCCAAGCGCTCGGACGACGACTGGATGCAGACCCACATCGGCGTGCACCCGCGCACGGTGATCTCCGAGATCCGCTTCTACCGCCTCGGGCACGGCACGAATTTCGAGGTCTTCCTCTACGAGCCGGCCGACGGGCAGCTCCCCGAGCCGCGCAACAGCGACATCGGCGGCCACCACCTCGCGTTCTACGTCGACGATCTCGACGTCGCCGTCGCCTACCTGCGGGAGCAGGGGGTCGAGGTGATGGGCGAGCCGACCGCAAGCGCGCAGTCGGCGAAGGGGCAGCGCTGGATCTACTTCCGCTCCCCCTGGGGCATGCAGTTCGAACTGGTGAGCTTCCCGGACGGCAAGGCGTACGAGTCGGGTGCCGAGCGGGTGCTGTGGCATCCCGCGCACCCGCAGAACTGA
- a CDS encoding GntR family transcriptional regulator, producing the protein MATTEAPGQRGGDAGARVAERLREEILRGALSPGDRILQEELAERFGASRVPIREAIRILVHEGLVTTVANSGSWVARLTLAECEEVYLMRERLEPLLLRYSAPHLTDADFAELQSLAARVADASTAGDVDGFLRFDRQFHLASYAHAETQQLGDLISKLWNSTAPYRRAYVATWSSDLQRLANDEHHLLIETLRDRDIDEAERVLAGHIRRTRRQLARHPEIFGGES; encoded by the coding sequence ATGGCGACGACCGAAGCCCCCGGCCAGCGCGGCGGCGACGCCGGGGCGCGCGTCGCCGAGCGCCTGCGCGAGGAGATCCTGCGCGGCGCGCTCAGCCCGGGCGACCGGATCCTGCAGGAGGAGCTCGCGGAGCGCTTCGGTGCGAGCCGGGTGCCGATCCGCGAGGCGATCCGGATCCTGGTGCACGAGGGGCTCGTGACCACGGTCGCGAACTCCGGCTCCTGGGTCGCCCGTCTGACCCTCGCCGAGTGCGAGGAGGTGTACCTCATGCGCGAGCGGCTCGAGCCGCTGCTGCTGCGGTACAGCGCGCCGCACCTCACGGACGCCGACTTCGCGGAGCTGCAGTCGCTGGCGGCGCGCGTCGCGGACGCCTCCACCGCGGGAGACGTCGACGGGTTCCTGCGCTTCGACCGCCAGTTCCACCTTGCGAGCTACGCGCACGCCGAGACCCAGCAGCTCGGCGACCTCATCTCGAAGCTGTGGAACAGCACGGCACCGTACCGGCGCGCGTACGTCGCGACCTGGTCATCGGATCTCCAGCGGCTCGCCAACGACGAGCACCACCTGCTCATCGAGACGCTGCGCGACCGCGACATCGACGAGGCCGAGCGGGTGCTCGCCGGACACATCCGGCGCACCCGGCGGCAGCTCGCGAGGCACCCGGAGATCTTCGGCGGGGAAAGCTAG
- a CDS encoding alpha-ketoacid dehydrogenase subunit alpha/beta, which yields MPRRRTLETGVPWVELTTTAADWKKADPALLATMLGQMQLIRTFEESVLELAGAGLVHGPAHSSIGQEGGAVGSILTLRSTDGVNGSHRGHHQFLAKAITHVSGGALDLSALVDADMQAMLDRTLSEILGLASGFSGGRGGSMHLQWLEAGALGTNAIVGGGAPLAAGNAWAQQFAGTDDVSINYFGDGSSQIGSVLESMNLAAAWKTPILFFIENNLYAVSTHASEATADPRFSVRGQGFGVPSWRVDGMDPLAVHLATQEALAQMRAGEGPAIIEAEVYRFFHQNGPFPGSAFGYRPKAEEKEWRTRDPLLLVASKMQELGYLSEAETAAVRDQAKQAMSDAVTKVIEDDPEREGKRRIRPALWPDPAVVDTGIRGDASELDAWEAKEPAEIGGEWRDIKFVDAVAETMDRRMAADDRIVVLGEDVHRLGGGTNGATKGLAQKYGSKRVVGTPISENAFFGFAGGAALDGRIRPVVEFMYPDFMWVAADQVFNQVGKARHMFGDNNTVPLVLRTKVAMGSGYGSQHLMDPAGIFATQAGWRIVAASNAADYVGLMNAALALEDPVLVIEHMGLYGKADRIPDTDLDYIIPPGAAAVRREGADVTVLTYLSMVDDALAAVEQTGIDAEVIDLRWLDRASIDWDTIGESIRKTNAVLIVEQGARGSSYGAWLADEIQRRYFDWLDQPVDRVTGGEASPSISKVLERAAIAGTEEVVEGLERVRAAMGGK from the coding sequence ATGCCGAGACGCCGCACACTCGAGACGGGCGTGCCCTGGGTCGAGCTGACCACCACCGCCGCCGACTGGAAGAAGGCCGACCCGGCGCTGCTCGCCACGATGCTCGGGCAGATGCAGCTCATCCGCACCTTCGAGGAGTCGGTGCTGGAGCTCGCAGGCGCCGGCCTCGTCCACGGACCCGCGCACTCGAGCATCGGCCAGGAGGGCGGCGCCGTGGGCTCGATCCTCACCCTGCGCTCGACCGACGGCGTGAATGGCTCGCACCGCGGGCACCACCAGTTCCTCGCCAAGGCGATCACGCACGTGTCGGGCGGAGCGCTCGACCTGAGCGCGCTCGTCGACGCCGATATGCAGGCCATGCTCGACCGCACGCTCTCCGAGATCCTGGGGCTCGCGAGCGGCTTCTCCGGCGGCCGAGGCGGATCGATGCACCTGCAGTGGCTCGAGGCCGGCGCGCTCGGCACGAACGCCATTGTCGGCGGCGGGGCACCGCTCGCGGCGGGCAACGCGTGGGCGCAGCAGTTCGCCGGGACCGATGACGTCTCGATCAACTACTTCGGCGACGGTTCGAGCCAGATCGGCTCCGTGCTCGAGTCGATGAACCTGGCGGCGGCGTGGAAGACCCCGATCCTGTTCTTCATCGAGAACAATCTCTACGCGGTGTCGACGCACGCGAGCGAGGCGACGGCCGATCCGCGATTCTCCGTGCGCGGACAGGGCTTCGGGGTGCCGTCGTGGCGCGTGGACGGCATGGATCCGCTCGCCGTGCATCTCGCGACCCAGGAGGCGCTCGCGCAGATGCGCGCGGGTGAGGGCCCGGCGATCATCGAGGCCGAGGTGTACCGCTTCTTCCACCAGAACGGCCCCTTCCCGGGCAGTGCCTTCGGATACCGCCCGAAGGCCGAGGAGAAGGAGTGGCGCACCCGCGATCCGCTGCTGCTCGTCGCGTCGAAGATGCAGGAACTCGGGTACCTGTCGGAGGCCGAGACCGCGGCGGTGCGGGATCAGGCCAAACAGGCCATGTCCGACGCGGTGACGAAGGTCATCGAGGACGACCCGGAGCGCGAGGGCAAACGACGGATCCGGCCCGCGCTGTGGCCCGATCCCGCGGTCGTCGACACGGGGATCCGCGGCGACGCCTCCGAGCTCGACGCGTGGGAGGCGAAGGAGCCCGCGGAGATCGGCGGCGAGTGGCGCGACATCAAGTTCGTCGATGCCGTGGCGGAGACGATGGACCGCCGCATGGCGGCCGACGATCGCATCGTCGTGCTGGGCGAGGACGTGCACCGGCTCGGCGGCGGCACGAACGGCGCGACCAAGGGGCTCGCGCAGAAATACGGCTCGAAGCGGGTCGTCGGCACCCCCATCAGCGAGAACGCGTTCTTCGGGTTCGCGGGCGGCGCAGCGCTCGACGGACGGATCCGACCCGTGGTCGAGTTCATGTACCCCGACTTCATGTGGGTCGCGGCCGACCAGGTCTTCAACCAGGTGGGCAAGGCCCGCCACATGTTCGGCGACAACAACACGGTGCCGCTCGTGCTCCGCACGAAGGTCGCCATGGGCTCGGGCTACGGCTCGCAGCACCTCATGGACCCGGCCGGCATCTTCGCGACGCAGGCCGGCTGGCGCATCGTGGCGGCTTCGAACGCCGCCGACTACGTCGGGCTCATGAACGCCGCACTCGCCCTCGAAGATCCCGTGCTCGTGATCGAGCACATGGGGCTGTACGGCAAGGCGGATCGCATTCCCGACACCGACCTCGACTACATCATCCCGCCGGGCGCGGCCGCGGTGCGGCGCGAGGGGGCGGATGTCACGGTGCTCACCTACCTGTCGATGGTGGACGACGCGCTCGCGGCCGTCGAGCAGACCGGGATCGACGCGGAGGTCATCGACCTGCGCTGGCTCGACCGCGCCTCGATCGACTGGGACACGATCGGCGAGAGCATTCGGAAGACCAACGCGGTGCTCATCGTGGAGCAGGGCGCTCGTGGCTCCTCCTACGGTGCCTGGCTGGCCGATGAGATCCAGCGCCGCTACTTCGATTGGCTCGACCAGCCGGTCGACCGAGTGACCGGCGGCGAGGCGAGCCCGAGCATCTCGAAGGTGCTCGAGCGTGCCGCCATCGCCGGCACCGAAGAGGTCGTCGAAGGCCTCGAACGCGTGCGCGCAGCAATGGGAGGCAAGTGA